cAGAGAAGCTCTTCTCGAAGAGCTGAATAAATCAAAAACGGATGCAGTCAATGAAATAAAAGCATTTAGAGCAGAAATGGAAACGATGCTTCAAAAAATGGAAAAGGAATCGATAAAAGAAGTAGATAAAGAATACCAAACAATGAATGCAATGCTGCTGGAGGAGATAAAGAAATCCGAAAACCAGATTATTGGCCTCGAGGGAGCTGCGGACAACATTAAACAATCCGACGGAAATGTAGCTCAGCAGTTTGTTTCCATAAAAACAGCACAAAAGATTATTGCACAGACTGACGATATTATAAACTCATTCTATGCACATTCACATGCAAAGATATCATTTGCTGCTGACCAAAGTGTGTTGGGATTTCTACAAAAACTGAATACGTTTGGGTCGGTCACCCGCGATACAGCCTACTCTGTCAAGGGAACCAGAGAAATGAATATAATAGTACAGAGTGATACATCAACCTGTGCTGTATTTGGGTCATGCTTAACACAAGGAGGCAAGCTACTACTACCTGACTTCAACAATAATAAGTTAAAACGTGTCGACATTGGAAAACTATCGGTAGAGGACTACTGTGACTTTTCCTTTGGTCCAAGCGGTGTGTGTTGTATAGGTAACCAGGAAGCAGTTGTGACATTTGATAACTATACCATCCAGTTTGTCTCCCTTGGCAATCAGATGAAACGTACACATGACATAAAGCTGAATCATCCCTGTTTTGGTATTGCTTATAAGGATGACAAATTTCTGATAACTAATAATGGCACGTCACTGTATATACACGACATGGCTGGAACGCTACTGCAGACGATATCCAAAGACAGTTTCGGAAATGATCTGTTAACTAATTGCCGCCAGATTGCTTTCAGTGATTCCGGATATAAAATTTATGTGGCTGACAGATTCAACAATATAGTCACACTAGATAGACAGGGAAAACACTGCAACAATTTCATTGATTCTGACTTGACCAATGGTATTGGTGTCTGCACAGATAGAAAAGGGAATGTATTTGTTTGTGCAATTGAATcaaaaaatattatgcaaataaggCAAAATGGACAAAAAGTTGGCATTGTAGTAAAACCAACAGATGGACTGTTTCGACCATGGTCCATTACTTTTAGTCCAGAGATGAATACTTTATTTGTTACCGACGATAACAATGACAACGTTAAAGTCTTTGAATTGCAGTAGTGacaatactgtaaaaataattgaCTTGCTATAGcagtatatgaaatataatgcaCAATCTTTTCTCCTTCTAGAAGCGAGATAAGATCATATTTCAAGAGGAAAGAAACTTCACAAAATcgacatattttgttaaaaatttgatGACGTCTGTCaacaaaaacacttttaacaATGTGACAATACGATACTATTTTTAtcaagtatacatgtatattattgtaCAGGAGGTTGCTGTACAATACAGTGGAAAGATAATAAGGTCTTTCAGTTTTCGGCCAGCAAAACGCGATTGTGCAGTTCAAGATTAATAGTCTGACATCactgttttaaaaaaaggaaGGTATAAGATAAAGCTGTAGGATATATGAATGCAATAAACATTGTATAACTGTTACTACAATTATACGTAATGATTATAACATTTGCTTACATTAATCATACCTTAATCATTACACTTCATGTTTATATGTAAACTGCATTATTTGCATATGATTTTCAAGGACGGGCCACTATAAAACTTCTAAGGCCCACCGCGATCagtctttttttataaacaataacTGTATAGAGCCTTCTTATCTCTGACTGTGTTCCAATTTTAACAATATTCTCAATTATTCATCTGGAGCGGGTTGACCAGCCTTTAGCAGCAAATCcgttagaaaaaaaatagatataactaATGTTTAAGCCGATGGAACACTGTCCCACGtgtgtaaactttaaaaaaaatcaatgagcACAGCCCAGCCCAGTCCCTGATATCGAGAACACTGCCAAAATGCGTTCGATTCCATGATCTTAAGCAAATCAGATGTACCACAGAAACGCAATTTTCAACTAACAAAATTTGGCCGAATTGTTTCTATCCATTTTTACTCTATACCATCAATAAGAAGTGGACATGCGCCTATTGTCGGAGCTTTTATGTCTGATTATTATATTTTGCGTAATGCCCATTTTGTGCTAAACAACTTCATCTttacattgtgtactcaactcctcatATAGATACAATCAAATACATATGAAATTGACGTAACCCTTACCCTCTTAATTTTCTATAATACATAGTACCATTAAaggttaaaaggggtgcttaccaaaatcatgctgactgaatggtgaacagtgtagatcttgatcagactgcacggatgtacatgCTGATCATGACATACagtggtcgcaaaagcagaatcagtcgtgtccagcatgagaaGTGTTAACATTATCATGAATTGGACATGCATTTGGCGGTTCCAGCTTATcaatcgaaaccggaagtagcgGTTTTTACATTCGGATAAAAGCCAGTATGTGTGTCCTTTAGTGTAGCAGACCACACTGACAGTAATTTCACTGGATAACTAGGAATTGCATAACAgccattttctttctatttcatgtCCGTTTGTGATGAAATGTCCTTGAAAAGTAGGTGTAGGAAAATGTGAAGTCATCTAAAATGTGTAAAGCATATCTGAAATGGTCGTAGTATATCTGAAAGAAAGAATCACTTTCTCGTTTTCCTGTCTGTTTGTCTAtcatatgaaaaatttaaagaaaatttcatgaaacttgacataTTGATAGATGGCAAAGAGAGAAAGCACACGACACACGAACAGAACTATACCtttaatatatagaggatatttgttttgttttgagtgaatatgcaatatatctcaatgagaagtgagaaaatttcaaatatttttacttcCAGGTGAGATATAtttaatattcacgaaaaacaaacaaatttcttttttattttatgctcaattacgttgagatgtgcattttgcaacagtttttaatctcagcgcgggaaacagacgcgcgtaaacagacatgacgtcagacgtgttgtgacgttagaaagatgcacacaacataaagttccgttttatttaatttttgctgcataacgtcaTGAAATTctcatttagtaaaataatttgaatcgagaaatatactataaagtacaaagtgcgactacaattttcatcctgttttaagcaaggaatttaaaatgtatgaaggggcggagctatatctctcacagtgtgaaaatagaGATATCATAtattcacagtgtgagtgatgagatataaaaatatttaactgatagaatacagtatttcattagttagcataaaataaaaaattagaaTGTACTTTCTGAAATGGATATATATGTCCtgaaactgaaatttataaacctcAACTTACCGGCGCAGACCGAAGACAGCCTTTAGTTTCATATAGATCTGCAAATTGCGTCACAACAATGCTATTCAAAAGGAATTGCGAATAAGAAGACATCTCTGAG
This is a stretch of genomic DNA from Mercenaria mercenaria strain notata chromosome 4, MADL_Memer_1, whole genome shotgun sequence. It encodes these proteins:
- the LOC128556155 gene encoding E3 ubiquitin-protein ligase TRIM71-like isoform X1 is translated as MATGGCEETSDEIFNFKCTPCSKINRQRKAVKYCVECQGYCCQSCVDMHQAFPAIQGHKLLDKSSFKRRILTTNLPSVPTEICTIHEIKILDMYCGNHEVVGCTSCMALHHRNCTDVQLVSDVVETMFKKTGVDETHLKLQEKNIAIENIKTSREALLEELNKSKTDAVNEIKAFRAEMETMLQKMEKESIKEVDKEYQTMNAMLLEEIKKSENQIIGLEGAADNIKQSDGNVAQQFVSIKTAQKIIAQTDDIINSFYAHSHAKISFAADQSVLGFLQKLNTFGSVTRDTAYSVKGTREMNIIVQSDTSTCAVFGSCLTQGGKLLLPDFNNNKLKRVDIGKLSVEDYCDFSFGPSGVCCIGNQEAVVTFDNYTIQFVSLGNQMKRTHDIKLNHPCFGIAYKDDKFLITNNGTSLYIHDMAGTLLQTISKDSFGNDLLTNCRQIAFSDSGYKIYVADRFNNIVTLDRQGKHCNNFIDSDLTNGIGVCTDRKGNVFVCAIESKNIMQIRQNGQKVGIVVKPTDGLFRPWSITFSPEMNTLFVTDDNNDNVKVFELQ